Genomic DNA from Brassica rapa cultivar Chiifu-401-42 chromosome A04, CAAS_Brap_v3.01, whole genome shotgun sequence:
CATGATTATCATCATGAAGAGGAGGTCAGATCAATGGAAGATTATGGAATGGATGAGATCAAGCAATTGATAAGTAGTAATTGTACGAGTAGTAGTAGCAATAGCTTGTGGTTTGATGAAAACAAGACAGAGGATAAGTTCATGATGTACTATTGATATCTCTCACCAACTTTGTTTCAGTCTTCTTATCCTCTCTTTTTTCTCCACTACAAAATAGTTATTACCAACTTACTTTTTAAGAGGAGTttaaacattttattcattatctCAATGTAACATATTTTCTGTTGATCACATCAATTTCTAAATGTTTcatgttaaatatttttctcgTTGTCCTACttattcttcaaaaatatttaaagtataGCAgctttaaattttcttataaaactgAACTCCTAATGAGCcaaattaaaaattgatttaaaacAGAAGTTTGACAGAAACAAGAATGAACAACAATTGGGAAAATAGGATTCTTTGTCAGTCGTACTTGGTTCATCACCACCAAAGTACTATTATCATCATCGTTAACTCAAGGGATGTCAGTGTCAGACTCAAGGTTGGTTCCAGAAAGATGAATTAACAGTAACTCTACATAAGTCAAATTGTTTGCTTACCAAATAGCTACCTTTACAGAatcaataaaacaaatttattaaaatcacTTTTTCAAACATTGTAGCAAATAAGGCTGCTGCCCTTTACAAATAAATATCCACAACAAATCAAATATTAAGACCCTACAAATATAAACCTGTCTAATAATTTCCAATTTTCTTTAGCATACTAATTGACCAGAGAATGGTTGGAGCTACAATTAAATTACTAAGATCAGTTTTTGAACAAGTGCTATATATGACTATTGCCATGAACGTCTAATATGGCCAAATTTTGGGGAATTTGCTGACAAACAGCTAGCTTAACTCAACTAGTTGCATAAGACTATTTCTGCAAGTTAAAGTAAAAATCCTAGTAAATGCAAGAACTAGCTTTGTTACGGATATTTTTAACCTGTGATTTTTTGCAGTGATCATGTGTATTTTAGAATGTATAATAAGAGAGTTCAGGAAGAATGATCATTTTGACAATTTAAACAGAAATGCAATAACACTTTTTTTCTACAGCTTAATCTTGTTCAATATGTTCAAAGGTTTGGGCAAATTATCTGATATTcattagaccatctccaatgtattttgctattttcacctctaaaatagaggaactctataatagaggtgagatatggtccaatgtattctcctaaaatagcaatctctaaaatatagagtaaaaaatagaggaatactatttcttcctctataaatagaggaaaaaatagagatatttattatagaagaagaaatagaggtgggttggagcaatttcacctctaaatgctattatagaggtgaaaatagcaatatagaggaaaaaatagagatctctattatagaagaagaaatagaggtgggttggagcaatttcacctctaaatactattatagaggtgaaaatagcaatgaGTTGGAGATGTTCTAATGGATATATTTGGCGTTCAAAGTTCAAAATCATATTTGGAAAAACACTAAACCTGTTTTTAAAGCATTATCTAGTCTCTAGTTGGTGtctaatttataatcatttatagTATAAGCTACCTTTTATTCAATTGATGAAAATAAAGATCTAAACCAGATTATCCCCATCAAATCTGTAGCTGAATACAATTAGGGAATTTATACCAAATGTAAAGGGTTCTGTACATTGAATGACTTATAAACACTTGAGACTTGTGAAGTTAGAGCACCATTATTCCAGAAATTTCATAATTCACAAGAAATCCCATTGCCAATAAACTTTGTCAACGATGCCTCCACCGGTTTTAACAGCAAGGTGAAGCCTCTCTGCAGTGGGAGGAACTCCCCAGAGATATGGAACCGCCACTGACATTTTTAACTTCTCTTGTAAACCCCCTTTGCTCTCTTTCTCTGCAGCAACAACCTTCAACGCAAAAGTAAAAGAGTTACTTAACACTTGAGTGAGAAAGAAAATGttcagagaaagagagaggttTCAACACACAAACCTCTCCACCATATTCTAAGACGGTGTCTTCAACAACATCACTAAGCATCTCAACGGAGCGACAGAATCCATAGATGCAGAGTCTTCTTCCCATATCAAGTCCCTGACATTTAAAAACAGTAGGATAAATAAATGCAAGTGTCTATAGTGTTTAACTAAAGAAGAAAGAATGTATTGCATACGTTTGTAGCTGCGATGTCGAAAAGAGCTCCAAGGCATAGTTCTTGAGCAGGATCCATGTAGGAACTTTCCTGGAACTTTGGATGTTTCTTGGACCTCCCATGTTTCTTCTGTCACAAAGCATATTTCTCAATTTCCACCAGAGAGGATTACATTATGAGAGAAAAAGAACATTTAAGAAAAAGTGCAGCACTGTAACTACTTCATCAATCAGTCATAGTCTCTACCTTTTGATTATCAAAGAAGCCAAAAGTTAACCAGGAAATGAAAAATGCATACATTAGATGATTTGATGCGACGAGGAACCATGTTGCCACCGATCTGAATTAGCCCATCAGAGGTGAAAAGTGTGATCCTTTCTTCATGAACCCATTCAATGgctgtaaaaatataaaaaacgcAACCGTTTTGAATCTACAGTGGTTTTGATTACAACAAGATCAAGAATAATCAAATAAGAAACAATGGATCAGCAGTACCGTTATTACCATCGGACCATGGGAAGAAAGCATCGTCATCGGAGAAGCTACCGTAATGCGATGCCTTAGCGGCGACTCTAGCCGAACGAGACGGACGAGCGGGAGAAAAAAGAGGTAATCTAGATGAAGACGCGGTGGTGTCAAAGACGCGAGAGATGGTGAGGTGGGAGAAGAGAAGCGCAGATGTCTCCGCCATAACCAGATAGAAGAATCAATCCACAGAAACAGAGCAGATGCGTGGTGAAACAGTAGAATAGAAAAGGAAGACCGAACATGTCTACgccacatgtttttttttttcttacgaCAATGCTGTCACGTGTCCATGTCTGAATCTTCTTCGGAAAAGTTTCATATAAACCCTCCTACTTTTAGTTATTTGTAAATTTACCCTTGACTTACAAAAAATTCTAGAATT
This window encodes:
- the LOC103865566 gene encoding uncharacterized protein LOC103865566 isoform X2; this translates as MAETSALLFSHLTISRVFDTTASSSRLPLFSPARPSRSARVAAKASHYGSFSDDDAFFPWSDGNNAIEWVHEERITLFTSDGLIQIGGNMVPRRIKSSNKHGRSKKHPKFQESSYMDPAQELCLGALFDIAATNGLDMGRRLCIYGFCRSVEMLSDVVEDTVLEYGGEVVAAEKESKGGLQEKLKMSVAVPYLWGVPPTAERLHLAVKTGGGIVDKVYWQWDFL
- the LOC103865566 gene encoding uncharacterized protein LOC103865566 isoform X1, translating into MAETSALLFSHLTISRVFDTTASSSRLPLFSPARPSRSARVAAKASHYGSFSDDDAFFPWSDGNNAIEWVHEERITLFTSDGLIQIGGNMVPRRIKSSNKKHGRSKKHPKFQESSYMDPAQELCLGALFDIAATNGLDMGRRLCIYGFCRSVEMLSDVVEDTVLEYGGEVVAAEKESKGGLQEKLKMSVAVPYLWGVPPTAERLHLAVKTGGGIVDKVYWQWDFL
- the LOC103865566 gene encoding uncharacterized protein LOC103865566 isoform X3; this translates as MAETSALLFSHLTISRVFDTTASSSRLPLFSPARPSRSARVAAKASHYGSFSDDDAFFPWSDAIEWVHEERITLFTSDGLIQIGGNMVPRRIKSSNKKHGRSKKHPKFQESSYMDPAQELCLGALFDIAATNGLDMGRRLCIYGFCRSVEMLSDVVEDTVLEYGGEVVAAEKESKGGLQEKLKMSVAVPYLWGVPPTAERLHLAVKTGGGIVDKVYWQWDFL
- the LOC103865566 gene encoding uncharacterized protein LOC103865566 isoform X4; amino-acid sequence: MAETSALLFSHLTISRVFDTTASSSRLPLFSPARPSRSARVAAKASHYGSFSDDDAFFPWSDAIEWVHEERITLFTSDGLIQIGGNMVPRRIKSSNKHGRSKKHPKFQESSYMDPAQELCLGALFDIAATNGLDMGRRLCIYGFCRSVEMLSDVVEDTVLEYGGEVVAAEKESKGGLQEKLKMSVAVPYLWGVPPTAERLHLAVKTGGGIVDKVYWQWDFL